A section of the Brevundimonas sp. AJA228-03 genome encodes:
- a CDS encoding phage major tail protein, TP901-1 family, translating into MAAQRGKDILLKIEGAPGVFTTVAGLRARTISLNARTVDATDADSAGRWRELLGGAGVKSAAVSGQGIFRDAASDAAIREAFFDQGLKTWRLIVPDFGVLEGPFLVSALEYAGDHEGEATFAISLASAGAVGFSAL; encoded by the coding sequence ATGGCCGCTCAACGGGGCAAGGACATACTGCTGAAGATCGAGGGCGCGCCGGGCGTGTTCACGACGGTCGCGGGGCTGAGGGCGCGGACGATTTCGCTGAACGCCCGGACGGTCGATGCGACGGATGCCGACAGCGCCGGGCGGTGGCGCGAGCTGCTGGGCGGGGCGGGGGTGAAGTCGGCGGCGGTGTCGGGGCAGGGCATCTTTCGCGATGCTGCGTCGGACGCCGCGATCCGCGAGGCCTTCTTCGATCAGGGGCTGAAGACCTGGCGGCTGATCGTGCCCGACTTCGGCGTGCTGGAGGGGCCGTTCCTGGTCTCGGCGCTGGAGTATGCCGGCGACCACGAGGGCGAGGCGACGTTCGCCATCAGCCTGGCCAGCGCCGGGGCGGTCGGGTTCAGCGCGCTTTGA
- a CDS encoding DUF3168 domain-containing protein, whose product MRDHEGALQKALIGHLRADTAVRALLGDPARVWDAAPGDAVWPWLAIGRSESRPVAADGCGVEHTLSLRCASRFAGTEEAKAVLAAVRAALHDVTLEADGVRTVSIRATYADVFRSLDQKRVWGVVRVRAVTEET is encoded by the coding sequence ATGAGGGATCATGAGGGCGCGCTGCAGAAGGCGCTGATCGGGCACCTGCGGGCGGACACCGCGGTTCGGGCCTTGCTGGGAGATCCGGCCAGGGTCTGGGACGCGGCACCGGGAGATGCGGTCTGGCCCTGGCTGGCGATCGGGCGGTCCGAAAGCCGGCCGGTGGCGGCGGACGGGTGCGGGGTGGAGCATACGCTGAGCCTGCGCTGTGCCTCGCGGTTTGCAGGGACGGAAGAGGCCAAGGCCGTGCTGGCGGCCGTACGGGCGGCGCTGCACGACGTGACGCTGGAGGCGGACGGGGTCCGCACCGTGTCGATCCGCGCGACCTATGCCGACGTGTTCCGGTCGCTCGACCAGAAGCGGGTCTGGGGCGTCGTGCGGGTGCGCGCGGTGACGGAAGAGACTTAG
- a CDS encoding head-tail adaptor protein: MSGFRVLASLLERVEAETPYGGRAISYQPLGSIWLRLEGRRRRQATEAGGTSAIEVATGETRADPRLAEGRVIRFGGADWTIAAVDADPDRPGRMRLGLERSR; encoded by the coding sequence GTGAGCGGCTTCAGGGTCCTGGCCAGCCTGCTGGAGCGGGTGGAGGCGGAGACGCCCTATGGCGGGCGGGCGATTTCTTATCAGCCTCTGGGATCGATCTGGCTGAGGCTGGAGGGGCGACGGCGGCGGCAGGCGACCGAGGCCGGTGGGACCTCGGCCATCGAGGTGGCGACGGGCGAGACACGGGCCGATCCGAGGCTGGCCGAGGGGCGGGTCATCCGGTTCGGCGGGGCGGACTGGACGATCGCGGCGGTCGATGCGGACCCGGACCGGCCGGGGCGGATGCGCCTGGGCCTGGAGCGCAGCCGATGA
- a CDS encoding head-tail connector protein yields the protein MTAPVTLTEAKLFLRVEHAAEDSLIQTLIDAATARVEGEVGLGLTSTSAAPLRLAILMLALRAYERGEQEMSIRPVEAWIAPYRVVRL from the coding sequence ATGACCGCACCCGTGACCCTCACGGAGGCGAAGCTGTTCCTGCGCGTGGAGCACGCGGCGGAGGACAGTCTGATCCAGACGCTGATCGATGCGGCCACGGCCAGGGTCGAGGGGGAGGTGGGCCTGGGCCTGACCTCGACCTCGGCGGCGCCGCTGAGGCTGGCGATCCTGATGCTGGCCCTGCGCGCCTATGAGCGGGGGGAACAGGAGATGTCGATCCGCCCGGTGGAGGCCTGGATCGCGCCTTATCGCGTGGTGCGGCTGTGA
- a CDS encoding phage major capsid protein: MKETKTASGSPEARSAMHEMMAAFEAFKGANDARLDEIERKASADTLLEEKVARIDQAVGQAQARLDRALSEARRPAVGDGLVPSVSPFGRATSPDGAGLEAKAAFDGYVRTGRELGLEVKAGLSSAPTSGGYIVPAETERAIERRLMATSPMREIATVRTVASGVFRKPVSTAGIASGWVAETAARPETDPATLALLEFPSADLYANPAATQALLDDALVDLDEWLAAEVEDAFAAQETQAFVSGDGTNKPKGFLGYPIVVDASQTWGSIGHVASGAAGAFVPSNPADRLIDLIYAPKARYRPNGRFVMNRKTVSTVRKFKDADGNYIWSPATRPGETASLLGYPVTEIETMPDIAANSFAIAFGDFQRGYLIVDRAGVRVLRDPYSAKPYVLFYTTKRVGGGVQNFDAIKVMKFSAT, from the coding sequence ATGAAAGAGACCAAGACCGCCTCCGGCTCGCCGGAGGCGCGCAGCGCCATGCACGAGATGATGGCCGCGTTCGAGGCGTTCAAAGGGGCGAACGATGCCCGGCTGGACGAGATCGAGAGGAAGGCGTCGGCCGATACGCTGCTGGAAGAGAAGGTGGCGCGGATCGACCAGGCGGTGGGGCAGGCGCAGGCGCGGCTGGACCGGGCGCTGTCGGAGGCCAGGCGGCCGGCGGTGGGGGATGGACTTGTCCCCTCCGTCTCTCCCTTCGGTCGAGCCACCTCGCCCGACGGGGCAGGATTGGAAGCCAAGGCCGCGTTCGACGGCTATGTGCGGACAGGGCGGGAGCTGGGGCTGGAGGTGAAGGCGGGGCTGAGCTCGGCACCGACCTCGGGCGGCTACATCGTGCCGGCCGAGACGGAGCGGGCGATCGAGCGGCGGCTGATGGCGACCAGTCCGATGCGCGAGATCGCCACCGTGCGGACGGTGGCCTCGGGCGTGTTCCGAAAGCCGGTATCGACGGCGGGGATCGCCAGTGGCTGGGTGGCCGAGACGGCGGCGCGGCCGGAGACAGATCCGGCGACGCTGGCGCTGCTCGAATTCCCCTCGGCTGACCTTTACGCCAATCCGGCGGCGACCCAGGCCCTGCTGGACGACGCCCTGGTCGATCTGGACGAATGGCTGGCGGCCGAGGTGGAGGACGCCTTTGCCGCCCAGGAGACCCAGGCCTTCGTCAGCGGCGACGGGACGAACAAGCCCAAGGGCTTCCTGGGCTATCCGATCGTGGTGGATGCGAGCCAGACCTGGGGCAGTATCGGCCATGTGGCGTCGGGGGCGGCCGGGGCGTTTGTGCCGTCCAACCCGGCCGACAGGCTGATCGACCTGATCTATGCGCCCAAGGCCCGGTACCGGCCGAACGGGCGGTTCGTGATGAACCGCAAGACGGTCTCGACCGTGCGCAAGTTCAAGGACGCCGACGGCAACTACATCTGGTCCCCGGCGACGCGGCCGGGCGAGACGGCCAGCCTGCTGGGCTATCCGGTGACCGAGATCGAGACGATGCCGGACATCGCGGCGAACAGCTTCGCCATCGCGTTCGGGGACTTCCAGCGGGGGTATCTGATCGTCGATCGGGCCGGGGTGCGGGTGCTGAGGGACCCCTATTCGGCCAAGCCCTATGTGCTGTTCTACACGACCAAGCGGGTCGGGGGCGGGGTGCAGAACTTCGATGCGATCAAGGTGATGAAGTTCAGCGCGACGTAG
- a CDS encoding HK97 family phage prohead protease, giving the protein MLIHGYASLWGVADLNGDVVARGAFVDSLRRTGAQRVRMLHQHESRAVVGVWDEMVEDERGLFVRGRIADWSAEARYAQALSRAGALDGLSIGFRAARARRDGRLRVLSGVELWEVSLVTFPMLPGARFRTV; this is encoded by the coding sequence TTGCTCATCCACGGCTACGCCTCCCTGTGGGGCGTGGCGGACCTGAACGGGGATGTGGTGGCGCGGGGCGCGTTCGTCGACAGCCTGAGGCGGACGGGTGCGCAGCGGGTGCGGATGCTGCATCAGCACGAGAGCCGGGCGGTCGTCGGCGTCTGGGACGAGATGGTCGAGGACGAGCGCGGGCTGTTCGTCCGGGGACGGATCGCCGACTGGTCGGCGGAGGCGCGCTATGCCCAGGCCTTGAGCCGGGCGGGGGCGCTGGACGGACTGTCGATCGGGTTCCGGGCGGCGAGGGCGCGGCGGGACGGGCGGTTGCGGGTGCTCTCGGGCGTGGAGCTGTGGGAGGTGTCGCTGGTGACGTTCCCGATGCTGCCGGGGGCGCGGTTCAGGACGGTGTGA